The following are encoded together in the Pseudidiomarina andamanensis genome:
- a CDS encoding TonB-dependent receptor domain-containing protein, which yields MAKKSFLANSIQAILIAGFSSAVLVGAPVYAQDQTEQEENAKEVEERIQVTGSRIARPELSQAAPVISIDSEDISEFGTPDLGQILAELPAVGATNTLIGNRNSNASGGVSSADLRRLGAGRTLVLVNGKRHVAGSPGSASVDLSTIPSSMIERVEVMTGGASAIYGSDAVSGVINVITRTNYEGLEFNARGTSSTEGVGARTHEFGILGGGDFMNGRGNATFHIGVNRIQETMEDDIRQFQSWGTILNPEDTGRLDGIPDRIFVPNVGSEYISGNGVLLWDNFYGLLPDGSYVVQPPRQGTNSALFGYFPDGCDTCAFTQKYVNLQPEVNRVNLASTIDFELSDSARFYSDFKVTRADIQQQFQPAFTTSTRINVNDNPYLNEELRQRLLDAGASQVTMFKFFEDWGNRSAQNRRELFRYIGGVDGVVNLDQSFLQYDFYYGYGETRNRRITENESIPGNIAAAVDTIRDGEGNIVCRDPDAGLVNTGGECVPYNPFGQNATAEAIAFMSADVVRDDKITQEYVGATFVTDSQNLFALPGGAVDLAFGFEWREETSETLTDEFTRRGLTNNAATPNQYGEYDVTEYFVEVNLPILDGSFLAEELSIDMAYRGADYSHAGKADSWKVGFMWAPIEDARLRGTFGRAVRAPNISEAFSPRSPGFVNITDPCDATRVNQNPNRAANCAALGVPENFQSNTNVSINLISGGNPNLDVETSDSWTLGVVWTPSSIEGFTATLDMYNIEIEDAITFIAPQSVINNCVDSEGAPSATYCAQVTRDPETNQLTAVESGYLNAAALETRGIELDLRYRTDLQAFDLPGELSSSLFINHLDSFVFYSFQDQPDLDDREEGEVGDPQWQFRFTNTYRLDNTSFSWNVRYIDRSALYDVTPRLEAYENVSPNEVGSILTHDLSARYFVNDNFTVDFGVRNVFDKTPPGYVGNALYDLVGRRAYAGLNYRF from the coding sequence ATGGCTAAGAAATCATTTTTAGCGAACTCGATTCAAGCAATTCTTATTGCAGGGTTTAGTTCTGCGGTATTGGTCGGTGCACCGGTATACGCGCAGGATCAAACTGAGCAAGAAGAAAATGCAAAAGAGGTCGAGGAGCGCATTCAGGTTACTGGTTCGCGGATCGCTCGTCCGGAGTTGTCACAAGCGGCACCGGTCATTTCGATTGATAGCGAAGACATTAGTGAGTTTGGTACACCGGATCTAGGTCAGATTCTTGCTGAATTACCAGCGGTTGGTGCTACAAACACCCTAATCGGAAACCGTAATAGTAACGCTTCTGGTGGCGTGAGCTCAGCTGACTTACGTCGTTTAGGTGCAGGTCGTACACTTGTTCTTGTAAACGGTAAGCGCCACGTAGCAGGTTCACCAGGTTCAGCGTCAGTTGACCTTTCTACTATTCCATCGTCAATGATTGAACGCGTTGAAGTTATGACTGGTGGTGCATCGGCAATCTACGGTTCTGACGCCGTATCGGGTGTAATCAACGTTATTACGCGTACCAACTATGAAGGTCTAGAGTTCAACGCCCGCGGCACCAGCTCTACTGAAGGTGTTGGCGCGCGTACCCATGAATTCGGTATCTTAGGTGGTGGCGACTTTATGAATGGTCGTGGTAATGCGACATTCCATATCGGCGTCAACCGTATTCAAGAAACAATGGAAGATGATATTCGCCAGTTCCAAAGCTGGGGTACTATTTTGAATCCTGAAGATACTGGCCGACTAGACGGTATTCCAGATCGAATTTTCGTTCCAAATGTTGGTTCTGAGTATATCTCGGGCAACGGTGTTCTTTTATGGGATAATTTCTACGGTTTATTACCAGACGGCTCATACGTTGTTCAGCCGCCTCGTCAAGGAACTAACTCTGCATTGTTTGGTTATTTTCCAGATGGTTGTGACACCTGCGCATTTACGCAGAAATACGTGAACTTGCAGCCAGAAGTAAATCGTGTGAACTTGGCATCTACTATTGATTTCGAACTAAGCGACTCAGCGCGTTTCTATTCTGATTTCAAAGTTACTCGTGCCGATATTCAACAACAGTTCCAGCCGGCGTTTACGACTTCTACCCGCATTAATGTTAACGACAACCCTTATTTAAACGAAGAGTTACGTCAACGTCTTCTTGATGCTGGTGCAAGCCAAGTTACCATGTTCAAATTCTTCGAAGATTGGGGTAACCGCTCAGCTCAAAACCGTCGTGAATTATTCCGTTATATTGGCGGTGTTGATGGTGTAGTTAACCTAGATCAAAGCTTCCTTCAGTACGACTTCTACTATGGCTATGGTGAAACGCGTAACCGTCGTATCACGGAGAATGAATCAATCCCAGGCAACATTGCTGCCGCGGTAGATACTATTCGTGATGGCGAAGGTAACATTGTTTGTCGCGACCCTGATGCTGGTTTAGTAAATACTGGCGGCGAATGTGTGCCTTACAACCCGTTCGGTCAGAATGCGACTGCTGAAGCTATTGCCTTTATGAGCGCTGATGTTGTTCGTGACGACAAAATCACTCAGGAGTATGTGGGTGCGACATTCGTTACTGATAGCCAAAACCTTTTCGCATTACCAGGTGGTGCAGTTGATTTAGCATTTGGTTTCGAGTGGCGTGAAGAAACATCTGAAACTCTAACAGATGAATTTACTCGTCGTGGTTTAACTAACAATGCGGCAACACCGAATCAATATGGTGAGTATGACGTTACCGAATATTTCGTTGAGGTTAACTTACCTATTCTTGACGGCTCTTTCTTGGCTGAAGAGTTAAGCATCGATATGGCTTATCGTGGTGCTGATTACTCGCATGCTGGTAAAGCTGATTCTTGGAAAGTTGGTTTCATGTGGGCACCGATTGAAGATGCACGCTTACGCGGTACTTTCGGTCGTGCGGTACGTGCACCGAATATTTCAGAAGCGTTTAGCCCACGTTCGCCAGGTTTTGTAAACATTACTGACCCTTGTGATGCGACTCGAGTTAATCAAAACCCAAATCGTGCAGCAAACTGTGCCGCCTTGGGTGTTCCTGAGAACTTCCAGTCAAATACAAACGTAAGTATCAACTTGATCTCTGGTGGTAACCCGAATCTTGACGTAGAAACTTCAGACTCATGGACATTAGGTGTTGTCTGGACTCCTTCTTCAATCGAAGGTTTCACTGCGACATTAGATATGTATAACATTGAGATTGAAGATGCGATTACTTTCATCGCTCCGCAATCAGTTATCAATAACTGTGTTGATTCAGAAGGTGCGCCATCTGCTACTTACTGTGCGCAGGTAACTCGTGATCCAGAAACCAACCAGCTTACTGCTGTAGAATCTGGTTACTTGAACGCAGCGGCTCTAGAGACTCGTGGTATCGAACTTGATCTCCGCTATCGTACAGATCTACAAGCGTTCGATTTACCTGGTGAGTTATCAAGCTCATTGTTTATCAACCACCTTGATTCATTTGTTTTCTACTCGTTCCAAGATCAACCAGATCTTGATGACCGTGAAGAAGGCGAAGTGGGTGATCCGCAATGGCAGTTCCGTTTCACTAATACTTATCGTTTAGACAACACGAGCTTTAGCTGGAACGTGCGCTACATTGACCGTTCTGCTTTATATGACGTGACTCCGCGTTTAGAAGCTTATGAGAACGTATCTCCAAACGAAGTTGGTTCAATTTTAACGCATGACCTTTCTGCGCGTTATTTTGTAAACGACAACTTCACTGTTGATTTCGGTGTACGTAACGTCTTCGATAAGACTCCTCCAGGATATGTGGGCAATGCTTTGTATGACCTAGTTGGTCGTCGTGCATACGCTGGATTGAACTATCGTTTCTAA
- a CDS encoding TonB-dependent receptor domain-containing protein, whose translation MYTNNKLAKSIRLALMFGGASLALSGTAAAQDQSGDEAEVEAQERITVTGSRIKRTDYESSSPVQITSSEEIKNSGFTRIEDLMNSLPQVEAAQTSFIANGASGVATLDLRGIGTNRTLVLMNGRRLQSGGVYSQAPDVNQIPAALVERVEVLTGGGSATYGADAVAGVVNFVMKDDFEGLEVNVGASGYQHSNGNDYMQGLMDEANFGYPTGGSGIDGKSYNIDVTMGSSFADGKGHATAYATWRQINEMRQETRDYSSCALNAAGTACGGSSTAPLPNTFFAPIVDGEYDLDQEVWWSLNQDGSFSPYDGTNVYNYAPVNHFMRPDTRYTMGAFVNYEVNDSFRPYMEISYMHDRTIAQIAESGTFYAFRQDIDINSPLFTDAQRAQFRSQFGPDVETIGAYIGKRNVEGGPRMNNLEHSAFRMVFGAEGYLNSNWSYDASFQYGSTSSNTAYINDFYIKYVQDALANAEYDVFTPGGVTAESADALGGVAIMTGITSQRIVNAYVTGELGASLPSSDLPMAAVFGFENREVDFERTADTIYQEGALAGQGGPTNSLVGGYNVKELFGELSVPIAEGRDGIDSMTLDLGVRFSDYSTSGNETTYKAALDYNVTADWKVRASYNRAVRAPNVGELFAATSIGLWGGTDPCAGDTPEFTAAQCANTGVSASQYGNIDANPASQYNGLFGGNTELQPEVADTYTFGIVANPMDNFNFTADYWIIEIEEVIGTLGASNTLRLCGLTGDAVYCNNVNRAPSGSLWRGNDGFVRATNINVGSEEYSGVDINANYTLEDVLGGTITARMNGSYYLEKYADSVGEDCAGQINSNCFPQPDWRHSLTMTYTPDDIWTAQLKWRYFGGVDYNETVDQLLLGKGIGSQSYLDVVGTFEVNENTSVLVGINNILDKEPPLVGGSISTNANTVAGFYDTLGRYVHASVTFRF comes from the coding sequence ATGTATACTAATAATAAATTAGCTAAGTCTATCCGCTTAGCACTTATGTTCGGTGGCGCTTCACTTGCGTTGTCAGGCACTGCGGCAGCGCAGGACCAGTCTGGTGACGAAGCAGAAGTAGAAGCCCAAGAACGTATTACCGTAACAGGTTCACGTATCAAACGTACTGACTATGAATCATCTAGCCCAGTACAAATTACTTCTTCTGAAGAAATCAAAAACTCTGGTTTTACCCGTATTGAAGATTTGATGAACAGCTTGCCACAGGTAGAAGCTGCTCAAACTTCATTCATCGCGAACGGTGCATCAGGTGTTGCAACACTTGACCTTCGTGGTATCGGTACAAACCGTACGTTGGTATTGATGAATGGTCGCCGTTTACAATCTGGTGGCGTATATTCACAAGCACCTGACGTTAACCAAATTCCAGCCGCGCTTGTTGAGCGTGTTGAAGTTCTTACCGGTGGTGGTTCTGCAACCTACGGTGCGGATGCGGTAGCTGGTGTTGTTAACTTTGTAATGAAAGACGACTTTGAAGGTCTAGAAGTTAACGTTGGTGCTTCTGGTTATCAGCACAGCAACGGCAACGATTACATGCAAGGCCTGATGGATGAAGCCAACTTCGGTTATCCAACTGGCGGCAGCGGCATCGACGGTAAGTCATACAACATCGACGTAACCATGGGTAGCAGCTTCGCTGACGGTAAAGGTCACGCAACTGCATACGCTACATGGCGTCAAATCAACGAAATGCGTCAAGAAACGCGTGATTATTCATCATGTGCACTTAACGCAGCTGGTACTGCTTGTGGTGGTTCATCTACTGCACCATTACCGAATACCTTCTTCGCTCCAATTGTTGATGGTGAATATGATCTAGACCAAGAAGTTTGGTGGTCATTGAACCAAGACGGTAGCTTCTCTCCATATGATGGTACTAACGTGTATAACTACGCGCCAGTTAACCACTTCATGCGTCCTGATACCCGTTACACCATGGGTGCGTTCGTTAACTATGAAGTAAACGACTCGTTCCGTCCGTACATGGAAATCAGCTACATGCATGACCGTACTATTGCTCAGATCGCTGAGTCAGGTACTTTCTATGCATTCCGTCAAGACATCGACATCAACAGCCCATTGTTCACTGATGCACAACGTGCTCAGTTCCGTAGCCAATTCGGTCCGGACGTAGAAACTATCGGTGCTTATATCGGTAAGCGTAACGTTGAAGGTGGCCCACGTATGAACAACCTGGAACACAGTGCGTTCCGTATGGTGTTCGGTGCTGAAGGTTACTTGAACTCAAACTGGTCATATGACGCGTCATTCCAGTATGGTTCAACTTCTTCAAATACTGCGTATATCAACGACTTCTACATCAAGTATGTTCAAGATGCGTTAGCTAACGCAGAATACGATGTATTCACTCCAGGTGGTGTTACTGCTGAGTCTGCTGATGCATTAGGTGGTGTTGCAATCATGACCGGTATCACTTCACAGCGTATCGTGAACGCTTATGTGACCGGTGAATTGGGCGCAAGCTTACCATCTTCTGATTTGCCAATGGCTGCGGTATTTGGTTTCGAAAACCGCGAAGTAGACTTCGAACGTACTGCTGACACTATCTATCAAGAAGGTGCGTTGGCTGGTCAAGGTGGTCCAACTAACAGCCTAGTTGGTGGTTATAACGTTAAAGAATTGTTCGGTGAGTTGAGCGTTCCAATTGCTGAAGGCCGTGACGGCATCGACAGCATGACCTTAGATTTAGGTGTACGTTTCTCTGACTACAGCACTTCTGGAAACGAAACAACCTACAAAGCGGCGTTGGACTACAACGTAACTGCTGATTGGAAAGTTCGTGCGAGCTACAACCGTGCGGTACGTGCTCCGAACGTTGGTGAATTGTTCGCTGCAACTTCAATCGGTTTGTGGGGTGGTACTGACCCGTGTGCGGGCGATACTCCTGAGTTCACTGCGGCACAGTGTGCGAACACTGGTGTAAGTGCATCTCAATACGGTAACATCGATGCGAACCCAGCGTCTCAGTACAACGGTTTGTTCGGTGGTAACACTGAATTGCAACCAGAAGTAGCTGATACCTACACGTTCGGTATCGTTGCGAACCCAATGGATAACTTCAACTTCACTGCCGACTACTGGATCATTGAAATTGAAGAAGTTATCGGTACTTTGGGTGCGTCTAACACCTTACGTCTTTGTGGTTTGACTGGTGATGCAGTTTACTGTAACAACGTAAACCGTGCGCCTTCAGGCAGCTTGTGGCGTGGTAACGACGGCTTCGTTCGTGCAACTAACATCAACGTTGGTTCTGAAGAGTACAGCGGTGTTGATATCAACGCTAACTACACTCTTGAAGACGTGTTAGGCGGTACTATTACTGCTCGTATGAACGGTTCATACTACCTTGAGAAGTACGCAGATAGCGTAGGTGAAGATTGTGCTGGCCAAATCAACTCAAACTGCTTCCCGCAGCCAGATTGGCGCCACTCTTTAACTATGACCTATACTCCGGATGATATCTGGACTGCACAGTTGAAATGGCGTTACTTCGGTGGCGTTGACTACAACGAAACAGTTGACCAATTATTACTTGGTAAAGGTATTGGTTCACAGAGCTACTTAGACGTAGTAGGTACTTTTGAAGTGAACGAAAATACTTCTGTTCTTGTTGGTATCAACAACATCCTAGATAAAGAGCCACCATTGGTAGGCGGTTCAATCTCTACTAACGCAAACACTGTTGCTGGTTTCTACGACACATTAGGTCGTTATGTCCACGCAAGCGTAACTTTCCGCTTCTAA
- a CDS encoding tetratricopeptide repeat-containing sulfotransferase family protein, whose protein sequence is MSEQSQVTNIQTIINHVTKLLKDGQPAEALAFLESSLKSEPQSAPLLHLIAQVKNKLGDISGALDYLNKAIEILPEHLVLQIDRLYVLERLRQREALHKALEQAEQLEPSNQKYQQQLARFYTQLDKPERALSIIKRLRKQHADDTVLMFDEALNTWFSGEVKAAEKITESVCASEQAPSMAFYVRSLLRKQTKARNHVDDMAARARKTEVADTPLWFALAKEYDDLGLHELAVNAAEVGNALQKKVTPYNEAAELEALKQIRLVANSWKGQGRGNKKTDVTPVFIVGMPNTGATLVERMLSVSPQVKSLGEFADFPLLLNQAIERYVAENSTATREQAITELNYTELGKAYLAQISEVADGHSFVIDKLPFNFLYCGIIQKALPTAKIIHVSRDSLDTCWSIYRSLYAGRYAYAYNQAELGRYYRHYQDIMEAWHHALGEQLLNVSYEQLVANTEATQAQLSSFCGLPIESDEKVMVNQVPSVSTARGEPMITKVYKHAVGRAKPYADYLQDLVQALND, encoded by the coding sequence ATGAGCGAGCAGTCACAGGTCACGAATATTCAAACAATAATTAATCATGTCACCAAGCTTTTGAAAGACGGCCAACCAGCTGAAGCATTAGCTTTTCTCGAGTCTTCACTAAAAAGCGAACCTCAGTCTGCGCCTTTGCTGCATTTGATTGCACAAGTGAAAAATAAACTGGGCGACATTTCCGGGGCGCTCGATTATTTGAACAAAGCAATTGAAATTCTTCCTGAGCACCTTGTGCTGCAAATTGATCGTTTGTATGTGCTTGAGCGGTTGCGACAGCGCGAAGCGCTCCACAAGGCATTGGAGCAGGCTGAGCAGTTAGAACCTAGTAATCAAAAGTATCAACAACAGCTTGCACGTTTTTATACGCAACTTGATAAGCCAGAACGCGCGTTATCGATCATCAAACGCCTACGTAAGCAACATGCCGACGATACCGTATTGATGTTCGATGAAGCGTTAAATACATGGTTTAGCGGTGAAGTTAAAGCGGCTGAAAAAATTACAGAGTCGGTATGCGCAAGTGAGCAGGCGCCATCGATGGCATTCTATGTACGCTCATTACTACGCAAACAAACCAAAGCACGCAACCATGTTGACGATATGGCAGCACGCGCACGCAAAACAGAGGTGGCTGATACACCATTATGGTTTGCTTTAGCGAAAGAATATGATGATTTAGGCTTACATGAGTTGGCCGTTAATGCTGCCGAGGTTGGTAATGCATTACAAAAGAAGGTCACACCTTACAACGAAGCCGCAGAACTTGAAGCGCTGAAGCAGATACGCTTGGTAGCGAATTCTTGGAAAGGCCAGGGGCGCGGCAACAAGAAAACTGATGTTACACCGGTGTTCATTGTCGGTATGCCAAATACCGGAGCTACCCTAGTAGAGCGTATGTTGTCGGTAAGCCCACAGGTGAAATCACTCGGCGAATTCGCTGATTTTCCGTTGTTGTTAAACCAAGCCATTGAGCGCTACGTAGCTGAAAACAGCACCGCAACGCGTGAGCAAGCCATCACCGAGTTGAATTACACTGAGCTCGGTAAAGCTTATTTAGCACAAATTTCCGAGGTAGCTGACGGCCATTCGTTTGTCATCGATAAGCTGCCTTTCAACTTCTTATATTGTGGCATCATTCAGAAGGCACTACCGACTGCGAAGATTATTCATGTTTCTCGTGATTCTCTCGATACCTGTTGGTCAATTTATCGCTCGTTATATGCTGGTCGCTACGCTTATGCGTACAATCAAGCTGAACTGGGCCGTTACTATCGGCACTATCAAGACATTATGGAAGCTTGGCATCACGCGCTTGGTGAGCAGTTACTGAATGTGTCCTATGAACAGCTGGTTGCCAATACCGAAGCAACTCAAGCACAACTGTCGAGTTTCTGTGGTTTGCCGATTGAGAGCGACGAGAAGGTGATGGTTAATCAGGTGCCTAGCGTTTCAACTGCGCGTGGCGAGCCGATGATTACGAAGGTATATAAGCACGCAGTAGGACGTGCCAAACCTTATGCGGATTATCTGCAGGACCTTGTACAAGCTTTGAATGACTGA
- a CDS encoding tetratricopeptide repeat-containing sulfotransferase family protein: protein MHVQNQQLMYLTEQLAKQPHNLGLLDQLAALYLQLKQPEQASDIYLRYIAEHKTHAGAQFNCAYYARLAGRYEQAIDYYRRALALGIDGAEEVYANIGVIYNEGLLDNDHAQEAFKQALTINPNYVPALYNLANSYEQDGDKANAAHYFNRVIEQEPNFVMAYVRLADVYTADTADDALILKLMAFFKAAACSLDEQIDIAYALGKLFDDCGSYDQAWHYYCEANNLNARTMPAWSRNEQLRLLNEIKQTFSAESFTAAESGNLQPVFICGMYRSGSTLLEQMLGAHDAITNGGELEYFPRLWQSVEREGLSAYCSKMSEEDFKTLGEDYTRFVETRFENGGIVTDKRPDNIWRLGLIKRAVPNAKFIVTQRQLLDNCLSVYFTRLNASMNYANSIQDILDFLELEQQLLAHWQSIFGDDLIVVDYDKLVRDPEATLRPVFEWLGLPWQSDCLTFHQRHNSVRTASVWQVRQPLYQRSSGRFKNYERFLSSR, encoded by the coding sequence ATGCACGTGCAAAACCAGCAACTCATGTATCTCACTGAACAATTGGCTAAGCAGCCTCACAATTTGGGGCTGCTTGATCAATTGGCCGCACTTTATCTTCAGCTAAAGCAACCAGAGCAAGCGTCTGATATCTATCTTCGCTATATTGCAGAACATAAAACGCATGCCGGCGCACAATTTAATTGTGCTTATTATGCGCGTTTGGCTGGACGCTATGAGCAGGCTATTGATTATTATCGACGGGCGTTGGCTTTAGGTATTGATGGTGCTGAAGAGGTGTACGCCAATATCGGTGTTATTTATAACGAGGGATTGTTGGATAATGACCATGCGCAAGAGGCCTTTAAACAAGCATTAACCATTAATCCGAACTATGTTCCGGCGCTTTATAATTTAGCGAATAGCTACGAGCAAGACGGCGATAAGGCAAATGCAGCACACTATTTTAATCGTGTCATTGAGCAGGAGCCGAATTTCGTCATGGCTTATGTGCGGCTAGCTGATGTGTACACGGCTGACACGGCTGACGATGCACTCATTCTCAAGCTTATGGCTTTCTTTAAAGCCGCTGCATGCTCCCTTGATGAACAAATCGACATTGCCTATGCGTTGGGAAAATTATTCGATGACTGCGGCAGTTACGACCAAGCCTGGCATTATTATTGTGAAGCCAATAACTTAAACGCGCGGACCATGCCGGCATGGTCGCGGAACGAACAATTGCGGTTGTTGAACGAAATAAAACAGACATTTTCAGCAGAATCATTCACCGCTGCGGAATCAGGCAACCTGCAACCAGTGTTTATTTGCGGCATGTATCGCTCCGGTTCAACGTTACTTGAGCAAATGCTTGGCGCACATGATGCGATAACCAATGGCGGTGAGCTCGAATACTTCCCGCGCTTATGGCAAAGCGTTGAGCGCGAGGGTTTAAGTGCATATTGTTCAAAGATGTCTGAAGAGGATTTTAAGACGCTAGGTGAAGACTATACGCGTTTTGTTGAAACGCGATTTGAGAACGGCGGTATCGTCACCGATAAACGTCCCGACAATATTTGGCGTTTAGGGCTGATTAAACGTGCTGTTCCGAATGCCAAGTTTATTGTGACGCAGCGCCAGTTATTGGATAACTGTTTATCGGTTTACTTTACTCGTTTGAATGCATCGATGAATTATGCGAATTCAATTCAAGATATTTTGGATTTTCTCGAATTGGAACAGCAGCTGTTGGCGCATTGGCAATCGATATTTGGCGATGACTTGATTGTTGTTGATTACGATAAACTCGTGCGCGATCCAGAAGCCACGTTGCGTCCGGTTTTTGAATGGCTTGGGCTGCCTTGGCAAAGTGACTGCTTGACGTTTCATCAACGCCACAATAGTGTGCGCACCGCCAGTGTCTGGCAAGTGCGACAACCGCTGTATCAACGTTCTTCTGGACGATTCAAAAACTACGAGCGGTTTCTATCAAGCCGGTGA
- a CDS encoding tetratricopeptide repeat protein: MTDVQKLFKQAVSAFRAEQYKEAEHQCRHLLRFDAKHPDVLHILALSLQHQYQPKAAAENLKVALKHHPEHTPSRKTLINLYIKHGFFNLAEEHIHELQRQLPNQFEPYLLHAQLFRSMGLPEQALQAIAKAKQQLSQPSPLVDYLLACIDYDLERYQDTEAVLLNLVKQLPEYIDAHVALNKLYWEHGPQEKFLTSIDAALQRLPQSRALKYSLAAHQLMAGRYDNCIQTCTDVLSKFPDWAEFHHLKGSALSRFDRIDEALESFDKALQLQPNVIRHRIDIATTLMRKGQFESALEHLKAAEKLHPHSQEVIAYKALCLHALENPQAERLNDYSNFVKIIPLQAPSDYASTEHFMSELAETLQELHKTHQQPLDQSVRHGTQTVGNLFAQNQPILQTFKQMIATAAESYVAQLPNDPKHPLLSRKTDGVRFTGAWSVRLTENGFHSNHVHPEGWISCCTYIQLPKQVKEDDPTHAGWIKFGESGLELPGVEERTYAVCPQVGYCVFFPSYFFHGTVPFHGDGIRMTAPCDISPA, from the coding sequence ATGACCGATGTACAAAAATTGTTCAAACAAGCTGTCAGTGCCTTTCGGGCAGAACAGTATAAAGAGGCGGAGCATCAATGTCGGCATCTGCTTCGCTTCGATGCCAAGCACCCCGATGTCCTTCATATTCTCGCATTGAGTTTACAACATCAGTATCAGCCCAAAGCCGCCGCCGAAAACTTGAAAGTCGCTCTAAAGCATCACCCTGAACATACGCCGTCTCGTAAAACCCTCATTAATTTGTACATCAAGCACGGCTTTTTCAACTTGGCTGAAGAACATATTCACGAGTTACAACGCCAGTTACCTAATCAATTCGAACCTTATCTGCTTCATGCTCAACTATTTCGCAGCATGGGACTACCCGAGCAAGCGTTGCAAGCTATCGCAAAGGCGAAACAACAGTTATCGCAACCCTCGCCACTGGTTGATTATTTGCTAGCGTGTATTGATTACGATTTAGAGCGTTACCAAGATACTGAAGCGGTATTACTGAATCTCGTCAAACAATTACCTGAATACATTGATGCTCATGTGGCGCTGAATAAACTCTATTGGGAGCATGGTCCACAAGAGAAGTTCTTGACATCTATTGACGCGGCGCTGCAACGCTTACCGCAATCCAGAGCATTAAAATATAGTCTTGCCGCGCATCAACTAATGGCTGGGCGTTACGATAACTGTATTCAGACTTGTACTGACGTATTGTCTAAATTTCCTGACTGGGCGGAGTTTCATCACCTGAAAGGTTCAGCTTTGAGCCGCTTTGACCGCATTGATGAAGCACTCGAAAGCTTTGATAAGGCGCTTCAATTGCAGCCAAATGTGATCCGCCACCGCATTGATATCGCCACAACACTCATGCGCAAAGGCCAGTTTGAATCAGCGCTTGAGCACTTGAAGGCGGCTGAGAAATTACACCCACACAGCCAAGAGGTAATAGCTTACAAAGCACTTTGCCTCCATGCGCTGGAAAACCCTCAGGCTGAACGTCTAAATGACTACTCTAATTTTGTGAAGATCATTCCGTTACAGGCGCCTTCTGACTATGCGTCAACGGAACATTTTATGTCTGAGCTCGCAGAAACATTACAAGAGCTGCACAAAACGCATCAGCAACCACTCGATCAGAGTGTCCGCCATGGTACCCAAACCGTCGGTAACTTGTTCGCGCAAAACCAACCGATATTGCAAACCTTCAAGCAAATGATTGCAACAGCAGCCGAGAGCTATGTTGCGCAATTACCGAATGATCCGAAGCATCCATTGTTATCTCGGAAAACCGATGGCGTTCGCTTCACCGGTGCATGGTCGGTGCGTTTGACTGAAAACGGCTTTCATTCGAATCATGTTCACCCCGAAGGCTGGATTTCATGCTGCACTTACATTCAGTTGCCCAAGCAAGTCAAAGAGGATGACCCGACTCACGCGGGCTGGATTAAATTTGGTGAGTCGGGGCTCGAATTACCTGGTGTTGAGGAGCGTACCTATGCGGTATGCCCTCAAGTTGGCTATTGTGTATTCTTTCCGAGTTATTTCTTCCACGGCACCGTTCCATTTCATGGTGATGGCATACGCATGACGGCGCCATGCGACATATCACCGGCTTGA
- the rpsT gene encoding 30S ribosomal protein S20, protein MANIKSAKKRAVQAEKNRRHNASRRSMMRTLMKKVTAAIEAGDKATAQQAFTSLQPVLDRYATKGLIGKNKASRHKSRLNAKISAL, encoded by the coding sequence TTGGCTAACATTAAGTCTGCTAAAAAGCGTGCGGTACAAGCGGAAAAGAACCGTCGCCACAACGCGAGCCGTCGCTCAATGATGCGTACCTTGATGAAGAAAGTAACTGCTGCAATTGAAGCAGGCGATAAAGCGACTGCACAGCAGGCATTTACTAGCCTTCAACCGGTACTTGACCGTTACGCGACTAAAGGTCTCATCGGTAAAAACAAAGCGTCTCGTCATAAGAGTCGTTTGAACGCGAAAATCAGCGCTCTGTAA
- a CDS encoding four helix bundle protein: MTKAFPYEERYGLSSQIRRCAVSVPSNIAEGANRHSIKDFLRFLYIAKGSLSELETQLTIAVRLGYISDFANDLLSRTLMLINALIKSLKLRVTNNQ; the protein is encoded by the coding sequence TTGACTAAAGCGTTTCCATATGAAGAACGTTACGGTTTGAGTAGTCAAATTAGGCGGTGTGCTGTTAGCGTTCCGAGTAATATTGCTGAGGGAGCGAATAGGCATTCGATTAAGGATTTTCTTCGATTCTTGTACATAGCTAAAGGCTCGCTTTCAGAGCTTGAAACACAACTTACAATTGCTGTTCGCTTAGGTTATATCTCTGACTTTGCAAATGATTTATTATCTCGTACGCTCATGCTTATAAATGCGCTGATAAAATCGCTCAAACTACGAGTAACGAATAACCAATAA